One genomic segment of Hordeum vulgare subsp. vulgare chromosome 2H, MorexV3_pseudomolecules_assembly, whole genome shotgun sequence includes these proteins:
- the LOC123427280 gene encoding uncharacterized protein LOC123427280: MPSSPERSYGSKVAASPRLFFLFPAPFFFVRVLEGALPWPFGSSKSHGHRMQVLGAVLVGCSAAGNHGSPWDLASLGPPPLPRPEAAIALPALDPPLPAPSPTT, from the exons ATGCCGTCTTCGCCGgagcggagctacggttcgaaggtcgctgcctcgcctcgcctcttcttcctcttccccgcGCCGTTCTTCTTCGTCAGAGTGCTCGAGGGAGCTCTCCCATGGCCGTTCGGGTCCAGCAAAAGCCACGGCCATCGCATGCAGGTTCTTGGTGCCGTGCTCGTGGGATGCTCCGCCGCCG GAAACCATGGGAGCCCGTGGGACCTTGCCTCCTTGGGTCCACCTCCTCTGCCCAGACCAGAGGCCGCCATAGCCCTGCCAGCCCTCGACCCCCCTCTTCCCGCGCCATCCCCGACCACCTAG